The following proteins are co-located in the Psilocybe cubensis strain MGC-MH-2018 chromosome 5, whole genome shotgun sequence genome:
- a CDS encoding ustiloxin B cluster transcription factor ustR: MPATPKSPRSKKSTSISKPKGAVRAKSGCYTCRIRRKKCDEKRMGNQEEGPCETCFRLKLECLGFGAKRPDWLRETSRVSEIRDRIKAHLAAQGMIKGHAGSGSRSAVQEDILRLSDYREGDMIYPSAGSSSSSSSPRRGDSMESDQPYGYAPHTASRPMFDHHRYDQHDHLEQYPVHSDIPSRSDSPCDTAMNSSVYDEGRDQSLYLSLTRYDNIETPARRSTFSKNGLYEFSFDNLYTIEPEEPAPRTFGISYVYPSNHIPSKLLNDSLKNYVDNVVKIQYLLGDRQILPNMIWEAINNHDDSKEAVTLLSKAYYSRQLDPQVPVLSDREFEMPITTLKVSLASKKRETRFNSDDAMTALHVVSLYLFDGGGGDWLTFLNLAVSYTEHVLKSPANPAFLDNYPATLEAASAKDEFVVKTTIWFDVLASITTQKPPQLLSYIRELFRPNLSWVGTPQSYSMMSPMGCQNQVVWALAETSYLSYWKKIQQQQGTLSIADLVRRVADIDVYLEEGPLPERPQKDEEDWTRYLASEIFRTATRLFLRTVESGDYPKVTEIRQAVYRTFQAIRNFPKYLDGSHQSAVVRSTVFGIFICGALSDDPELRNMLKIQLEQNQGGVNGVGNCGVTSGLLDNLWFNRRPNDGQPVKWRDILKVNQILLV; this comes from the exons ATGCCAGCTACCCCCAAATCACCCAGATCTAAAAAGTCGACCAGTATCAGCAAGCCCAAGGGCGCAGTGCGCGCCAAGTCAGGCTGCTATACGTGCAGAATTCGTCGTAAG AAATGCGACGAGAAACGCATGGGAAACCAGGAGGAAGGTCCTTGTGAGACATGCTTTCGACTCAAGTTGGAATGCTTGGGGTTCGGCGCTAAACGACCCGACTGGCTGAGG GAAACCTCACGGGTCTCTGAGATTCGAGACCGCATCAAGGCTCACCTTGCCGCCCAAGGCATGATTAAAGGTCATGCTGGGTCGGGCTCAAGGAGTGCTGTTCAGGAGGACATTTTGCGCCTCAGTGACTATCGAGAGGGAGACATGATCTATCCTAGCGCTggatcatcttcctcttcgagTAGCCCACGGCGAGGAGACAGTATGGAGAGCGATCAGCCATATGGCTACGCTCCCCATACTGCCTCTCGTCCAATGTTTGATCATCACCGGTATGATCAACATGACCACCTTGAACAATACCCTGTTCATTCAG ATATTCCGTCTCGAAGTGATAGTCCGTGTGATACTGCTATGAATTCTTCTGTATATGATGAAGGACGCGACCAATCGTTGTACCTGTCTCTAACTCGTTACGATAACATTGAAA CGCCCGCCAGACGGAGTACATTCTCCAAGAATGGGCTATACGAATTCTCTTTCGACAACCTCTATACCATTGAGCCGGAAGAGCCGGCCCCTCGAACATTTGGTATCTCCTATGTGTACCCTTCGAATCACATCCCTTCCAAACTCCTCAACGACTCACTGAAAAACTACGTCGATAACGTCGTCAAGATTCAATATCTTCTGGGCGACAGACAAATTCTTCCCAATATGATCTGGGAAGCAATCAACAATCACGATGATTCGAAAGAGGCCGTGACGCTTCTATCGAAAGCATACTACAGTCGCCAGTTGGACCCGCAAGTCCCTGTGCTCAGCGACCGCGAATTCGAAATGCCAATCACTACGCTGAAGGTTTCACTGGCGTCAAAGAAGCGGGAGACCAGATTCAATTCAGACGATGCCATGACCGCTCTGCATGTTGTTTCTTTGTACCTCTTCgatggcggaggcggagacTGGCTCACATTCCTCAATCTTGCTGTCTCTTATACCGAGCACGTGCTGAAAAGCCCCGCTAACCCCGCCTTCCTCGACAATTATCCTGCTACCCTCGAGGCCGCCAGTGCCAAAGACGAGTTTGTGGTCAAGACCACGATCTGGTTTGACGTCCTCGCATCGATCACGACACAGAAACCGCCGCAGCTGCTGTCATATATCCGCGAATTGTTCAGACCGAACCTGAGCTGGGTCGGCACGCCACAATCGTACTCGATGATGTCGCCAATGGGCTGCCAGAACCAAGTCGTCTGGGCGCTTGCGGAGACCTCGTACCTCTCGTACTGGAAGAAgatccagcagcagcagggtACACTCAGCATCGCTGATCTCGTGCGCCGTGTTGCGGACATCGACGTGTATCTGGAGGAGGGCCCGCTGCCAGAGCGGCctcagaaagatgaggaggacTGGACGCGTTATCTGGCGTCTGAGATCTTCCGCACAGCGACGCGTTTGTTCCTACGGACGGTCGAGTCGGGCGACTATCCAAAGGTTACGGAGATCAGGCAGGCAGTCTACCGGACGTTCCAGGCCATCCGCAACTTCCCCAAGTATCTCGACGGGTCACATCAGTCGGCAGTCGTGCGGAGCACCGTGTTCGGAATCTTCATCTGCGGGGCGCTTAGCGACGACCCGGAGCTGCGGAATATGCTCAAAATTCAGCTAGAGCAGAACCAGGGTGGTGTCAATGGTGTCGGGAACTGCGGTGTGACATCTGGTCTTCTCGATAATCTTTGGTTTAATCGTAGGCCAAACGATGGTCAGCCGGTGAAGTGGCGGGATATCTTGAAAGTTAACCAAATCCTGCTCGTCTAA